In Xyrauchen texanus isolate HMW12.3.18 chromosome 27, RBS_HiC_50CHRs, whole genome shotgun sequence, one genomic interval encodes:
- the mc3r gene encoding melanocortin receptor 3, translating into MNDSTLQFLQGQKSTNSTYLLPSNGSTANHPAGALCEQVQIQAEVFLTLGIVSLLENILVISAVVKNKNLHSPMYFFLCSLAAADMLVSVSNSLETIVIAVLNSRLLVASDHFVRLMDNVFDSMICISLVASICNLLAIAIDRYVTIFYALRYHSIVTVRRALAAIAAIWLVCVVCGIVFIVYSESKTVIVCLITMFFAMLVLMATLYVHMFLLARLHVQRIAALPPAAAAAGNPAPRQRSCMKGAVTITILLGVFVCCWAPFFLHLILLVTCPHHPLCLCYMSHFTTYLVLIMCNSVIDPLIYACRSLEMRKTFKEILCCFGCQHPL; encoded by the coding sequence ATGAACGACTCAACCCTGCAATTCCTGCAAGGGCAGAAATCTACAAACAGTACATATTTGCTGCCTTCTAATGGCAGTACTGCGAATCATCCAGCAGGGGCGCTGTGTGAGCAGGTGCAGATCCAGGCGGAGGTTTTTCTCACCTTGGGTATCGTGAGTCTACTGGAGAACATCCTCGTCATCTCAGCGGTGGTAAAAAATAAGAATCTCCACTCTCCAATGTACTTTTTCCTGTGCAGTCTAGCTGCGGCCGACATGTTGGTGAGTGTTTCAAACTCTCTGGAGACCATTGTCATTGCTGTACTAAACAGTCGTCTTTTGGTAGCCAGTGATCATTTTGTGCGTTTGATGGACAATGTCTTTGACTCAATGATCTGCATTTCACTCGTGGCATCCATCTGCAACCTTCTGGCCATCGCCATTGACCGCTACGTTACAATTTTCTACGCCTTACGCTACCACAGCATAGTAACTGTGCGAAGAGCATTGGCCGCTATCGCTGCAATCTGGCTGGTGTGCGTAGTATGTGGGATAGTCTTTATAGTCTACTCGGAGAGCAAGACTGTGATTGTGTGTCTAATTACAATGTTCTTTGCCATGTTAGTGCTCATGGCAACTCTCTACGTACACATGTTTTTACTTGCCAGACTTCACGTCCAGCGAATTGCCGCCTTGCCCCCAGCGGCAGCTGCTGCCGGCAACCCTGCCCCACGTCAACGTAGCTGCATGAAGGGAGCAGTAACAATCACCATCCTGCTTGGAGTGTTTGTGTGCTGCTGGGCGCCATTTTTCCTCCATCTTATTCTGCTGGTGACCTGTCCACACCACCCACTCTGCCTCTGCTACATGTCCCACTTCACAACGTATCTGGTCCTCATTATGTGCAACTCTGTGATTGACCCTCTCATCTATGCCTGCCGCAGCCTGGAGATGAGAAAAACCTTCAAGGAGATACTCTGCTGTTTTGGCTGTCAGCATCCACTTTGA